One genomic region from Nocardia vinacea encodes:
- a CDS encoding enoyl-CoA hydratase: MIERSDEGLGAAGSDAEGLNAAGLGVEGLDASGLGAGRLDASGLGAGGLGASGLGAGRLDAGGLNAEELSTEGLDCRWVDGVLWLTLDRPRVRNAMTITMRRGLIAAMRAADSDAATRLVVLTGTDPAFSAGIDLKEALGNGAGSPRGARTDPAAVVRAARTPVLGVINGLCYTGALELALSCSFLIASEHASFADTHAAIGLPPGWGMSALLPRAVGVRLARQMMLTGERIDAARALAVGLVNEVVPHDRLLDRAWELADLIRRTHPDAVVATLELLADGEGTSLAHALALEARAKLRWRSDVVDVARRFAARTNRK, from the coding sequence GTGATCGAGAGGTCGGACGAAGGACTGGGTGCTGCGGGGTCGGACGCTGAGGGGCTGAATGCCGCAGGGTTGGGCGTCGAAGGGCTGGATGCCAGTGGGTTGGGTGCCGGTCGGTTGGACGCCAGTGGGTTGGGTGCCGGTGGGTTGGGTGCCAGTGGGTTGGGTGCCGGTCGGCTCGACGCCGGTGGGCTGAACGCCGAGGAGCTGAGTACGGAGGGTCTGGACTGCCGCTGGGTGGACGGCGTGCTGTGGCTGACCCTGGACCGGCCGCGGGTGCGCAACGCGATGACGATCACGATGCGCCGGGGGTTGATTGCGGCGATGCGCGCAGCCGATTCCGATGCCGCAACCCGGTTGGTCGTGCTCACGGGAACCGATCCGGCATTCTCGGCGGGTATCGACCTGAAAGAGGCGCTGGGCAATGGCGCCGGATCACCGCGCGGGGCGCGCACCGATCCGGCGGCGGTGGTACGGGCGGCCCGCACGCCCGTACTCGGGGTCATCAACGGGTTGTGCTACACGGGCGCACTGGAATTGGCGCTGTCCTGTTCGTTCCTCATCGCCTCGGAGCATGCGAGTTTCGCCGACACACACGCCGCGATCGGATTGCCGCCGGGGTGGGGGATGAGCGCACTGCTGCCGCGGGCGGTGGGTGTGCGGCTGGCGCGTCAGATGATGCTGACGGGGGAGCGGATCGATGCGGCACGGGCGTTGGCGGTGGGGCTGGTGAACGAGGTCGTCCCACACGATCGGCTGCTCGACCGAGCCTGGGAGCTCGCGGATCTGATCCGCCGCACCCACCCGGATGCCGTCGTGGCGACACTCGAACTGCTTGCCGACGGTGAAGGCACCAGCCTGGCCCACGCCCTAGCGCTCGAGGCGCGGGCGAAGTTGCGATGGCGCTCGGATGTGGTGGACGTGGCGCGCCGATTCGCGGCTCGGACCAACCGAAAGTAA